A region of Paenibacillus sp. JNUCC-31 DNA encodes the following proteins:
- the uraA gene encoding uracil permease, with translation MQREIQVNQKMPLGSGSLLSLQHLFAMFGSTVLVPNLFGVDPSMILLMNGIGTLLYILMCKGKIPAYLGSSFAFIAPVSSVLIAHPNNGYSMALGAFIITGVVFCIVALVIKYAGTGWINVVFPPAVMGAIVALIGLELVPVAAGMAGLINSNPAENPDWIPQAKPIILAMVTLGITVIGAVTFRGFPKIIHILIGIVSGYVLGYFMGEVKTANIANADFISLPTVTTPTFDWSVIFTILPVALVVIVEHIGHLLVTSSIVGKDLSKDPGLHRSLLGNGVSTILSGFVGSTPNTTYGENIGVMALTRVYSTYVIGGAAVIAIVLSFSGTFSALVANIPVPVMGGVSLLLFGVIAASGLRILVEQKVDFSKPTNLLLTTLVLVIGLSGTEITLYGVHLKGMALATIVGILLSLLFKLFEVLGWSNDQTEKQPLTERTPD, from the coding sequence TTGCAACGTGAAATTCAGGTTAATCAAAAGATGCCACTCGGCTCAGGCTCACTGCTGAGTCTCCAGCATTTGTTCGCCATGTTTGGCAGTACGGTACTCGTGCCGAACCTGTTCGGTGTCGACCCAAGTATGATTTTGCTTATGAATGGTATTGGAACATTGCTGTACATACTTATGTGCAAAGGAAAAATCCCTGCTTATCTAGGGTCAAGCTTTGCGTTTATCGCGCCCGTTTCTTCCGTGTTAATCGCACACCCTAACAACGGATATTCCATGGCGCTTGGAGCGTTCATCATAACAGGCGTTGTTTTCTGCATTGTGGCTCTTGTCATCAAATATGCGGGAACAGGCTGGATTAACGTGGTATTCCCGCCAGCGGTTATGGGCGCCATTGTTGCCTTGATCGGTTTAGAACTTGTACCTGTGGCAGCCGGAATGGCTGGCCTGATCAATTCAAATCCTGCGGAGAATCCCGACTGGATACCTCAGGCTAAACCAATTATTTTAGCCATGGTTACTCTTGGTATCACTGTAATTGGAGCAGTAACGTTCCGCGGATTCCCCAAAATCATTCACATTCTGATCGGGATTGTATCCGGTTACGTGCTCGGATACTTTATGGGTGAAGTAAAGACGGCGAATATAGCGAACGCTGACTTTATCTCGCTGCCGACAGTAACGACACCGACATTTGACTGGTCCGTCATCTTCACCATTTTGCCTGTCGCCCTTGTTGTCATTGTCGAACACATCGGACATCTGCTTGTAACGAGCAGCATAGTGGGCAAAGATCTATCCAAAGATCCCGGTCTGCATCGCTCCCTGCTCGGAAACGGCGTTTCAACCATCCTTTCCGGTTTCGTTGGGTCCACGCCGAATACAACGTATGGTGAGAATATTGGGGTTATGGCTCTAACAAGAGTTTATTCCACCTATGTAATTGGCGGCGCAGCTGTCATTGCCATTGTGCTTTCTTTCTCTGGAACCTTCTCGGCTTTAGTGGCCAACATTCCTGTCCCGGTTATGGGTGGTGTATCCCTGCTTTTGTTCGGAGTTATTGCGGCATCCGGTTTGCGTATTCTGGTCGAGCAGAAAGTCGATTTCTCCAAACCGACCAATCTTTTGCTAACTACCCTTGTACTCGTCATTGGACTCAGTGGTACTGAGATCACACTGTATGGAGTTCATCTCAAAGGAATGGCTCTGGCAACCATCGTCGGAATTCTGCTGAGCTTGTTATTTAAACTATTTGAAGTATTGGGTTG
- a CDS encoding RelA/SpoT family protein, producing the protein MGIEQLLEKAGAYIKEPDLVRIREAYEFADQAHHGQTRKSGEPYILHPLAVADIVVNMQMDTISIIAALLHDVVEDTTVSLEEIRNHFGNTCAMLVDGLTKLERIQFRSKEEQQNENYRKMFIAMAQDIRVIVIKLADRLHNMRTLKFQSEESQRRISYETLEIFCPIANRLGISAIKWEMEDIALRYLNPQQYYRIANLMHKKRAEREQYIDTVMDGITSKLDEMGIQADLSGRPKHIYSVFKKMTTKNKQFNEIYDLLAIRIIVDNIKDCYATLGIIHTLWKPMPGRFKDYIAMPKANMYQSLHTTVVGPNGEPTEVQIRTWDMHRTAEFGIAAHWAYKEGAANGNGNNFEDKITFFREILELQNEAQDASEFVESLKMDFFSDLVFVFTPKGEVIELPTGSVPLDFAYRIHTEVGNRTIGAKVNGRIVPLDYHLKTGDIIEILTSKHSYGPSQDWLKIAKSSHARAKIKQWFKKERREENVEKGRESCERELKRMGLDPSAWMTDDKLQEAAKKYAFNDIEDMLAAVGFGGITAAQIVTKATEKLRKEQEESSLLELNSEMRELKPAPERRTRPTNGIRVKGIDNLLVRFARCCNPVPGDDIIGYVTRGRGVSVHRSDCPNIPSSTDGEEAARVIEVEWEENIEANYSVDIEITGHDRNGLLNEVLQAVSESKTNISAVTGRTDKNKLALVHVTILIRNTEHLHSVVERIKRVKDVYSVHRIMQ; encoded by the coding sequence ATGGGCATAGAGCAATTACTCGAGAAGGCCGGGGCGTATATCAAAGAACCCGATCTGGTGCGCATACGTGAAGCTTACGAATTTGCTGATCAGGCCCACCATGGACAGACGCGAAAATCGGGAGAACCGTATATTCTGCATCCGCTTGCGGTTGCCGATATTGTTGTAAACATGCAGATGGACACCATCTCCATAATTGCAGCGCTTCTTCATGATGTAGTAGAAGATACTACGGTTTCACTTGAAGAAATCCGCAATCATTTCGGCAATACGTGTGCCATGCTTGTTGACGGCTTGACGAAGCTGGAACGTATTCAGTTCCGCTCCAAGGAAGAACAGCAGAACGAGAACTACCGCAAAATGTTCATCGCCATGGCGCAGGACATCCGTGTCATCGTGATCAAATTGGCTGACCGTCTGCATAATATGCGGACACTCAAGTTTCAGTCGGAAGAAAGCCAACGCCGGATTTCGTATGAAACGTTGGAGATTTTCTGTCCGATTGCGAACCGTCTGGGTATCTCTGCGATCAAATGGGAAATGGAGGACATCGCCCTCCGTTATTTGAATCCGCAGCAATATTATCGAATTGCAAACCTGATGCACAAAAAGCGTGCGGAACGTGAGCAATATATTGATACCGTTATGGACGGCATTACGAGCAAGCTGGATGAGATGGGAATTCAGGCAGATCTGTCGGGTCGTCCTAAGCACATCTACAGCGTGTTCAAAAAAATGACAACGAAAAACAAACAGTTTAACGAGATTTATGATCTGCTTGCGATTCGTATTATTGTGGATAACATCAAGGATTGTTATGCTACGCTCGGAATTATACACACGTTATGGAAACCGATGCCTGGACGTTTCAAGGACTATATCGCGATGCCGAAGGCGAATATGTATCAATCGCTGCATACAACGGTCGTAGGTCCGAATGGTGAACCGACTGAAGTTCAGATTCGGACATGGGATATGCACCGGACCGCTGAATTCGGGATTGCTGCCCATTGGGCCTACAAGGAAGGCGCTGCGAACGGAAACGGAAATAATTTTGAAGATAAAATTACATTTTTCCGCGAGATTCTTGAACTTCAAAATGAAGCGCAGGATGCGTCTGAATTTGTAGAATCGCTTAAAATGGATTTCTTCTCGGATCTGGTGTTTGTATTCACGCCAAAAGGGGAAGTTATCGAATTGCCTACAGGGTCCGTTCCTTTGGATTTTGCATACAGAATCCATACAGAGGTGGGTAATCGGACGATTGGTGCCAAAGTGAATGGTCGTATCGTTCCGCTCGATTATCATCTCAAAACGGGTGATATCATCGAAATTCTGACGTCCAAACATTCATATGGACCGAGCCAGGATTGGCTTAAAATTGCAAAATCCTCTCATGCACGAGCGAAGATCAAGCAATGGTTCAAGAAGGAACGGCGGGAAGAAAACGTTGAAAAAGGACGCGAGAGTTGTGAGCGAGAACTGAAGCGGATGGGACTTGATCCATCTGCCTGGATGACGGATGACAAGTTGCAGGAAGCAGCCAAAAAGTATGCTTTCAATGATATTGAGGATATGCTCGCAGCAGTCGGGTTCGGTGGGATTACGGCTGCACAGATTGTGACCAAAGCAACGGAGAAACTTCGCAAGGAGCAGGAAGAATCCAGCTTGCTTGAACTGAATTCCGAGATGCGTGAGCTGAAGCCTGCACCCGAACGCAGAACCCGTCCGACCAATGGCATCCGTGTCAAAGGCATAGACAATTTGCTTGTTCGTTTTGCTCGCTGCTGCAATCCTGTACCAGGGGATGATATTATCGGGTATGTTACACGCGGACGGGGTGTTTCCGTGCATCGCAGTGATTGCCCAAATATTCCGTCCAGTACGGATGGGGAAGAAGCAGCTCGCGTCATTGAAGTAGAGTGGGAAGAAAATATTGAAGCCAACTACAGCGTGGATATTGAGATTACGGGCCATGATCGCAATGGTTTGCTCAATGAAGTGCTTCAGGCTGTCTCTGAAAGTA